TTTAAAAGGAGGAAAAAAGAGATGGCAAAAGCTAAATTTGAAAGAAATAAGCCCCATGTAAACATAGGAACAATAGGACACGTAGACCATGGTAAAACAACACTTACAGCAGCGATCACAATGACATTACAAAACAGATACCAA
Above is a genomic segment from Maledivibacter sp. containing:
- a CDS encoding GTP-binding protein, encoding MAKAKFERNKPHVNIGTIGHVDHGKTTLTAAITMTLQNRYQ